A genomic stretch from Candidatus Zixiibacteriota bacterium includes:
- a CDS encoding DUF2029 domain-containing protein encodes MKVGFERCIAAYSITTTLAIPLAHAMATLLRKAFDADAITAVYDIVLAVALVMLVSAFLSRQWPRGLSAYLSSLVVSLATVIILALVDRSLLLPLLAVPLVCPVGVLLSNMIARRLPVWMDGSLHRFPVRTMLLVVLALLMVVQTARLSSWVSDPSQDWWISTKNPLFAQHMCMVAYIYAADLNRQGVDNVYDQSYYPGLNPDADIRTTINNLHPEDPYQYPPQFLVLPRLAIALTNDFDLIKTFWLALQALFFGFIAWTVARFIGGQVGLMAALLIPLLWISFPVLANLQYGQFHLMSVFLAVAGMMWFARRRYFLGGASLAFAMLSKAAPGILLIYLLAKRRWKEAGWTLGFCVAFSLLALMVVGTEPFVAFFTYQIPAIQNGSAFAFAEIWPEFRDLLIAGNQSPFAFVFKLGVLGLPGMSISLANTVHLVYTVLVFVVALLAARVNGNRHRQLLVWLALLNLAALVSKGAWGDYIPIGTIWLLTFMVSDMMATHKRKLLLAVVSVFMFLSLGVLPLPGLGDPAIFTSLAAVGMIITIAFNAWVLFGRTPEVRTVSGESP; translated from the coding sequence ATGAAAGTCGGATTCGAACGTTGTATCGCTGCGTATAGTATCACCACCACGCTGGCCATTCCGCTGGCTCATGCCATGGCAACGCTGCTAAGAAAAGCGTTTGATGCCGACGCGATTACCGCCGTTTACGACATAGTGCTGGCGGTGGCGCTTGTAATGCTGGTTTCGGCGTTTCTGAGTCGACAGTGGCCGCGCGGACTTTCGGCCTATCTCAGTTCCCTGGTGGTATCGTTGGCCACCGTGATAATCTTGGCGCTGGTGGACCGTTCGCTCCTACTGCCGCTTTTGGCCGTGCCGCTCGTTTGTCCAGTTGGCGTACTGCTGAGCAACATGATTGCCCGTCGCTTGCCGGTCTGGATGGATGGATCATTGCACCGTTTCCCGGTGCGAACAATGCTGCTGGTAGTCTTGGCTCTCCTGATGGTTGTCCAGACCGCTCGTCTATCAAGCTGGGTAAGTGATCCGTCGCAGGACTGGTGGATTAGTACCAAGAACCCGCTCTTCGCCCAACACATGTGCATGGTTGCATATATCTACGCCGCTGATCTCAACCGTCAGGGTGTGGACAATGTTTATGACCAAAGCTACTACCCCGGACTCAACCCGGACGCCGATATCCGCACAACTATTAATAACCTACACCCCGAGGATCCATATCAGTATCCCCCTCAGTTTTTGGTGCTGCCCCGTTTGGCTATTGCATTGACTAACGATTTTGATCTGATTAAAACGTTCTGGCTGGCCTTACAGGCTTTGTTCTTTGGCTTCATCGCCTGGACGGTGGCCAGGTTTATCGGCGGGCAGGTCGGGTTGATGGCAGCATTGTTGATCCCTCTGCTGTGGATATCGTTTCCGGTACTGGCCAACCTTCAGTATGGACAGTTTCACCTGATGTCGGTCTTTTTGGCCGTGGCCGGTATGATGTGGTTTGCCCGTCGGCGGTATTTTCTTGGTGGCGCTTCATTGGCCTTCGCCATGTTGTCCAAAGCGGCTCCGGGAATTCTGCTGATCTACTTGTTGGCAAAACGCCGCTGGAAAGAAGCAGGTTGGACTTTGGGCTTCTGTGTAGCATTCTCTCTGCTTGCTCTGATGGTGGTTGGCACGGAACCGTTTGTTGCCTTCTTCACCTACCAGATTCCCGCGATTCAAAACGGCAGCGCCTTTGCGTTCGCAGAGATCTGGCCGGAATTCCGTGACTTGCTCATAGCGGGCAACCAATCACCCTTCGCTTTCGTTTTCAAGCTCGGTGTGCTGGGTCTGCCGGGTATGTCTATCTCGCTGGCCAACACGGTGCATCTGGTTTACACGGTTTTGGTGTTTGTCGTTGCTCTCCTGGCTGCACGTGTCAACGGCAATCGACATCGGCAATTGTTGGTGTGGCTGGCTTTGTTGAATCTGGCCGCCTTGGTCAGTAAAGGAGCCTGGGGTGATTACATTCCGATAGGTACTATCTGGCTGTTGACTTTTATGGTCAGCGATATGATGGCAACTCACAAACGTAAGTTGCTCCTGGCCGTTGTCTCTGTTTTCATGTTTCTGTCTTTGGGCGTTCTCCCTTTGCCCGGATTGGGCGACCCGGCGATATTCACCAGCCTGGCCGCGGTGGGGATGATTATCACCATCGCTTTCAACGCCTGGGTGCTGTTCGGGCGTACGCCTGAGGTCCGGACGGTGTCCGGCGAGTCCCCGTAG
- a CDS encoding VOC family protein, which produces MTEEQLEPGSVGWMDLTVKKAGEVRDFYKNVVGWTTDSVDMGGYNDFVMIEPGRELPVAGICHARGTNAGLPAQWLIYITVADLDASIASCKKLGGEVIRDATELTSDSRYCIIKDPSGAVAALFEKK; this is translated from the coding sequence ATGACTGAGGAACAACTGGAACCCGGGTCTGTCGGCTGGATGGACCTGACTGTGAAGAAAGCTGGAGAGGTGCGTGATTTCTACAAGAACGTGGTCGGGTGGACAACCGATTCGGTCGATATGGGCGGGTACAATGACTTTGTGATGATTGAGCCGGGAAGGGAGCTGCCGGTGGCCGGCATCTGTCATGCGCGCGGCACCAACGCCGGTCTGCCTGCCCAATGGTTGATCTATATCACGGTGGCCGACCTGGACGCAAGTATCGCGTCGTGCAAGAAACTTGGCGGTGAGGTTATACGCGACGCGACTGAACTGACTTCCGACAGCCGCTACTGTATCATCAAAGACCCGTCTGGCGCGGTGGCCGCACTCTTTGAGAAGAAGTAG
- a CDS encoding VTT domain-containing protein, translating into MTDSSAPTNQQTATPSSTDANSMNKNWLVAPLVTLAIVLVGVVLVALFRTDINDYGVSLLTRFGQDWVDVILFLVTAVSCTPIMLPVWGYAVAGAALGLSVVRLAAVMALGSALGSYTTFAIGRYMGDRSWVKRRFPDLQKNPWTYGKSRLYVTMILFFGTASPLPCDVIYAACGAKRYPSLPFFITIVAARFVRYLYMGYGFLYVSDFF; encoded by the coding sequence ATGACAGACAGCAGTGCACCCACCAACCAACAAACAGCTACTCCCAGTTCGACAGACGCCAATTCGATGAACAAAAACTGGTTGGTCGCTCCGCTGGTCACATTGGCCATCGTCCTGGTTGGTGTGGTCCTGGTGGCTTTGTTCAGAACGGACATCAACGACTACGGCGTATCATTGCTGACGCGCTTTGGTCAGGATTGGGTTGATGTCATTCTGTTTCTCGTAACGGCGGTTTCCTGCACACCTATAATGCTGCCGGTCTGGGGTTATGCGGTGGCCGGGGCCGCTCTGGGGTTGAGCGTGGTCAGGCTGGCCGCGGTGATGGCGCTCGGCTCGGCGCTGGGGTCATACACGACGTTTGCCATCGGGCGCTACATGGGGGACCGGTCTTGGGTGAAACGGCGTTTCCCCGATCTTCAAAAAAACCCCTGGACCTACGGCAAATCGAGACTGTATGTAACGATGATCTTATTCTTCGGCACCGCATCGCCGTTGCCGTGCGACGTAATCTACGCAGCCTGCGGCGCCAAGCGGTACCCGAGTCTTCCGTTTTTCATAACGATTGTTGCCGCTCGCTTCGTGCGCTACCTCTATATGGGTTACGGTTTTCTCTACGTGAGCGATTTCTTTTGA
- a CDS encoding methyltransferase domain-containing protein, with amino-acid sequence MNSKNDLLHKKLCPKSGSFETEWMLANEMGPNAIWLAEILAERMRLKENMRVLDLGCGRGMTSVFLAKTYDVNVCATDLWINVDDIWSVVSDAKMDNKVFPIQAEAHNLPYAAKYFESIISIDSYQYYGTDDLYLGYITRLLRDGGQLGLVMPAMMKEFDKPPEHLTRKQASGGVFWDPKECFCLHTLDWWTNHFSRPGIVDIEVAETIPDGWKLWLEWEQIKNGGGFSGFPSDAETISADGGEYIGFVLFILKTKPRGKSELGHSLKLRL; translated from the coding sequence GTGAACAGCAAGAACGACCTATTGCATAAAAAGCTTTGCCCCAAGAGCGGCAGCTTCGAGACTGAGTGGATGCTGGCCAACGAAATGGGGCCTAATGCTATATGGCTGGCCGAAATCCTCGCCGAACGAATGAGGTTGAAAGAGAACATGCGTGTGCTCGACCTTGGATGCGGCCGTGGAATGACCTCCGTATTCCTGGCTAAAACCTACGATGTTAATGTATGCGCAACGGATTTATGGATTAATGTCGATGATATCTGGTCTGTAGTTTCAGACGCCAAAATGGATAACAAAGTATTTCCAATCCAGGCGGAAGCTCACAACCTTCCTTACGCCGCAAAGTACTTTGAATCGATTATTAGCATCGATTCCTACCAGTATTACGGTACTGATGATTTGTACCTGGGATATATCACTCGACTCCTGAGAGACGGTGGACAATTGGGACTGGTCATGCCGGCAATGATGAAAGAGTTCGACAAACCGCCCGAGCATCTTACCAGAAAACAGGCATCCGGCGGCGTCTTTTGGGACCCAAAGGAGTGTTTCTGTCTTCACACGCTCGATTGGTGGACAAACCATTTCTCTCGCCCCGGTATCGTCGATATTGAAGTTGCCGAAACCATTCCGGACGGTTGGAAACTTTGGCTGGAATGGGAACAGATCAAAAACGGCGGTGGCTTTTCGGGATTCCCAAGTGATGCAGAAACAATCTCAGCAGATGGCGGCGAATACATAGGCTTTGTCCTGTTCATATTGAAGACAAAACCGAGGGGTAAGAGCGAGCTCGGTCATTCGCTTAAGTTACGGCTATAG
- the lepB gene encoding signal peptidase I encodes MPCDAKELWGETDNFLSMDEDFLIQDLKQAEVHRESAKLLDRRPEKPLWREYLETGLLALLAAVLLRLFVVSAYRVSSASMENAMYEGDYLFVNKLAYSFGQPPQVGDIIVFKYPNNPNKDFIKRIVALPGQTVQVADKAVYVDEEIAAIPATSKNTDGRILPGELSFRDNFGPYTVPIGEYFVLGDNRDDSRDSRFWGSVPEENLRGKAVFVYWSWQPDADTPGWSFPYVIDAVQWIGWGIYNFPSHVRWDRLGASL; translated from the coding sequence ATGCCCTGCGACGCTAAAGAATTGTGGGGTGAAACCGATAACTTTCTAAGTATGGACGAGGACTTTCTGATACAGGATCTCAAGCAAGCCGAGGTTCATCGCGAATCGGCCAAACTGCTTGATCGTCGACCGGAGAAACCGTTATGGCGGGAGTATCTCGAAACCGGTCTTTTGGCCCTATTGGCGGCTGTGCTTCTTCGGCTGTTTGTCGTCAGCGCCTACCGGGTCAGTTCGGCTTCGATGGAAAACGCCATGTACGAAGGGGACTATCTCTTTGTTAACAAACTGGCTTACTCCTTCGGCCAGCCTCCCCAGGTCGGCGACATCATTGTATTCAAGTACCCCAACAACCCCAACAAAGACTTCATCAAGCGCATTGTGGCTCTGCCGGGACAGACCGTCCAGGTGGCCGACAAAGCAGTCTACGTGGATGAGGAGATTGCAGCGATACCGGCTACATCGAAGAACACCGATGGACGCATTCTGCCGGGCGAGCTAAGCTTCAGGGACAATTTTGGCCCCTACACGGTGCCGATCGGTGAGTATTTTGTACTCGGCGATAACCGTGATGACAGCCGCGACAGTCGTTTTTGGGGTTCTGTGCCGGAAGAAAACCTTCGGGGTAAGGCGGTATTTGTTTACTGGTCCTGGCAGCCGGATGCCGACACTCCGGGCTGGTCTTTTCCATACGTGATCGACGCCGTTCAGTGGATCGGGTGGGGAATCTACAATTTCCCCTCGCACGTTCGCTGGGATCGGCTCGGCGCCAGTCTCTGA